A window of Campylobacter concisus genomic DNA:
TTATATGTTAAAAGATTTAAATCAAAATAAAAATTTAAGCCAATTTTTGTAGTTTAAGAGTAGATTTGTCTTTTTAAAATTAGCCTGCAAATTTAGGCTAATTTATGAAATTTAAGCACAAACTCGACTCGCCCCATTCCAACATGAAGGTCTTTTGCGATCATTGCTGCACTTTTTCCATCTTTAAACATTTTTAGAATTTGTTCTTCTTCATTGATGACACTTGGTGCGATTTTATTAATATCTCTTGTTCGCTCTTCAAGACTAACAATTCTATCTTTTTGCTCTGTTGCAAAATCATCAATTACTCGCTCGATGCTCTTAATAGCACGAATTATTGGCACAATTTTCTCATTTATTTGCAAATCAATATTTTCTTTTATCTGTTTTTTAAGTGGCTCATATTGTTCACTATTTTTAAACGCCTCGCCCTCAAGCATTGAAATTTGCTTTTTTAGATTGAAATTTTCTTGCATAACGCTTTCTATCGCTCGCTCAAATCTCGCAAATTTCTTATTTGTCTCACTATCTTTTATCAACATTAAAGCTACTATTATCGCCAAAACGATACCAAAGCCTAAAAAAATATAAATTTCCATATTTTTCCTTTACGAATTCGCTCTCATTTCTCTTATCATTACACGCTCTCTAGCTGTTACGTAAGCGTTCCAGTCGGCTTCATCCTCTTCGTGCATATTTTCTATCTTTGCTAAATTTTCACTAATAGCTCTTAAATAAAGACTCAAATTTCTCTTTGGAAAGATAGGCATAGCAATCCTTGCGTAGTAAATTTCATCTTTTATAAATTTTTCTTCGCTTATTTTGATGTGTGTAAAGCCTATTTCTTCGATACTCACTCTCTCTTTTAGTGGCAAATATTGCTTATGTTCATTTTTAATATAATCACTCAGCGCATCAACTTTTCTATGAAGCTCGATCAGCAAAGTTAATAAAACTTGATCGCTCTCTTTGGTTTCGCCACGTGATTTAGCTCGTTTTAGCCAAGCCCCAAGCGCATCCTCTTCGCCCGGCAAGATGGAGTCAAACTCTCTTTTAAATTTCTCGCTCCCATCTTTATCAGACTCAAATTCCATATCAAGAGGTGCTTTAAACAGCTTAATCTCACTCATAATACGCTAATCCAAACAAAGATAAAAAATAAAATTCCCAAATAGCCATTTAATGTAAAAAATGCTCTATCTATCTTGCTAAAGTCGCGTCTTACGATCCTATGCTCAAAAAATAAAATAACGCCACTTACTAAAATTCCAAAAAATGCCATCGCTCCAAGTCCAGCCGCCCAAGCAAAAAGTAGCCAAAATATAAAAGCTAAAGCATGAAAAATGGCTGATAAAAAAAGTGTAGCCTTGTCGCCGTAAATAGCTGGTATGCTAAAGAGCTTGTTTTCTTTATCAAATTTCATATCCTGAAGTGAGTAAAGCAAGTCAAATCCAGCTACCCAAAATGTCACACCAAGGCAAAGTAATACGCTCCAAAGCGGTATAGCAGCACTCACTGCGACCACGCCAGCGATGGGAGCAAGACCTAGGCTAAGGCCAAGCACCAAGTGTGCTAGCTCGCTAAAGCGCTTAAACAGCGAATATCCGCCAAGAATAGCTAAAATAGGAAAACTTAGCCAAAATGCGAGCGAATTTATAAAATAAGCGCATGCGATAAAAATAAACGCATTTGCCACTATAAAAAGCTGCATATTGCTCCTACCGATACGACCATCAACGCTTGGACGGCTTGCAGTTCGCGGATTTAGCTTATCGATATCTTCATCTTTGTATCTATTAAAAGCCATAGCAAAATTTCTAGCACTAACAGCGCAAAAAGTACCTAAAATAAGTAGTTTAAAGCCAAACCAAGCCGAGCCACTTTCTATCTTGCTAGCAACTATCATCGCAACAAAAATAAAAGGCAAAGCAAAAACAGAATGCTTAAAAACGATAAGTTCAGCGATAATTTTTAATTTTTCTATCATTTGATAAATTTCCATTTTCTTTAAAAATGGTTGATTTTACACCATTTTGCTTTAAATTTGAATTTATATTATCATTACAAGATTAATTTAAAACAAAGGGTTATTATGGGCAAAGTAGCGATTATTGGAGATAGTTTTAGTGCGTTATTTACGGCTTACGAATTAGCTAAAAAAGGTGAAGAAATTTTAATTATTAGCAGCCAAAAAGATGATTTTACAAATGGAATTTTAGCACCCTTTGGTACACACGCTCTTGCAAAAGATGGAGCGATATCTAGCTCGTTTATGGGGCTAGTTAGCAAAAAAAGCGAGCTTGATATAAGTATTTGCTTAAATGAAAATTTTAGAGCTTGGATGACAAATTTTATACTTAAATCAACCAAAGCTCACGACAAAAAGATGCAAATTTTGTTTTCAAAATTTGGTAAGAAAAGCTTTGAAATTTTAAGAGATTTAAACAACAAATATCCGCAGATAAATTTCGATGAGAGCGGCGTTTATCTACTTTTTAGCAATGACGAAAGCTTTAAAAAAAGGCTTGATGAGACAAAGGTTGCCCATAGCGAGCAAGAAATTTTAAGCGTAGATAAAGAGCTTGCAAATTTTGGGCTAATAAATAAAAACATAAAAGGCGCTATAAATTTAGCCAACAACGCAAGCATTGATACAAATGAGCTCAAAAAAGCTTTGATAAATGAGCTAAATTCTCTTGGGGCAAAATTTATAAATGATGAAATTTACGAGCTAAAAACGCAGGGGCAAATAGTGCAAAAAGCTACCGGCAATAACGGCGAATATGAAGCCGATAACTTTGTGATCGCTTCAAAAAATTTAGAGCTTTCAAATAAGCTAGGCACGAGCTTAAATGCGATCTTGGCTAAATTTTACACTATTGATCTTAGTCTGAATGAAGGGCAAATCCCTGAAAAACCAATCATTTTAAATGATCTATTTGCCAAAATTTATTCTACTAAAAATGGCGTTACGATTATTACAAATTTACAAGTCGGCGCTATCGATACGCTTGTTAAAACTGAAAAAATTAATGCATTTTTAAATGAGCTAAAGATACATCTTGGCATAAGCGAGCTAAAAGAGCCTAGTTTTAGGGCAAACTACGTGCTTCTTAGCTCAAACGATAAGCCAGCTCTTGGACGCGATAACATATATAGTAACTTGATCTATAACCAAGCTTATGGACTAAATGAACTTAGCTTTGCTCCGTATTTTGCCGGTGTTTTGGCAAGTCTTATAAAAGATGGTAAAAACAACGAGGAAAATGATGAAATTTTACTCTTTAGCTCGTTTTACGAGGGCTAGACTTGTTTAAAGAATTTGCAATAATTGGCACCACAGCAAGCGGCAAAAGCGATCTTGCATTTGAGCTTGCAAAGGAGCTTAATGGCGTCATCTTAAGTCTTGATTCGCTTGCACTTTATAAAGAGATAGATATCGCCAGTGCAAAGCCAAATAAAGAACAGCTTGAAACTATAAAGCACTTTGGTGTAGATGAAATTTATCCTGATGAAGAATTTAGCGTTGGGGCATTTTTCGAAATTTATAAGAATGCAAAGGAATTTGCGCACTTACAAGACTGCCCGCTCATCATTACAGGAGGTAGTGGCTTTTATCTAAAATCAATGCTTAGCGGACTTGCACCAGATGTGCCAAAATGTGAGCTAAATTTAAGCAATCAAGAAATTTATGAGCTAGCTATAAAAATCGATCCTGAGTTTGCAAGCAAATTTAGCCAAAACGACTCTTATCGCCTCGAAAAGTGGTATCAAATTTATAAATTTAGTAGCCAAATCCCAAGCATTTGGCTAAGAGAAAATACTAAAGAGAGCATCATAAAAGAGCTAGCGATCTTTGAAATTTTATGGGATAAAGATGAGCTTAGAGAACGTATCAAGAAAAGAACAAAAGGCATGCTTGAAGCTGGGCTCATAGATGAGGCGAAATTTTTGTTTAATAAATACAAAAGTGAGCCAAAACCCCTAAAATCAATAGGTTTAAAAGAGTGCAAGCAATTTTTAGATAAAGAAATTTCTAAAAACGAGCTTGAAGAGCTCATAGCTACGCATACGGCTCAGTTAGCAAAACGTCAGCGAACCTTTAATCGCTCGCAGTTTGAAAAAAAATTCGTGGGTGATTTGGATCAAATTAGAAGTGAAATTTTAAAATTTTTAAGAGAATAAAAACTAGCCCACAAGGGCTAGTCAATAAAATCAAATAGGCATAACCCTAATTTTTGGGCTTAAGCTCTCTTGCAAGACATTTTCAATCGCGTAAAGAGTGCCAGTTGAGCCACTTGCACAGCCTGAGCAAGCACCAAGATAGCGGATATAAATATCAGTATTTTCTCCGTTATCATTTCTGATATCTAAAATTTCTAAATTTCCGCCATCCATCTCGAGCATTGGGCGAATTTCTTTATCTATGACAGACTCTACCGCTTTTAACTGCCCTACCATCGTCATATTTTCAAAGCTAATGTCGCCTAAAGTGTGATTTGCTTGGGCATTTGCCTGAGCTTCGATCTTCTCACGCTCCATCTCAGCCCTAGTATCACGCAAAATATCCACCAAATAATATTCTCTTTTTTCATGGCCACCAGGCTTTACGCAAGACTTGCAAAACGCACCAGCTTTGGTGTATTGCGTGATCTCCTCTACTGTGTGAAGGTCATTTAGTCTTATCACTTCTTTAATCGTACCAAGGCTTACCCTAGCGCACTCGCAAACGATGATCTCATCTTCAAAATGCTCTGGGTCTATGCCTTTATAGCTTGCGGCTGCTGCTTTGATAACGTCATACGCCATAACTGAGCAGTGCATCTTTTGAGGCGGGACAGCCGGTGTTTCTGGGTTGTCACGCATAGCTCTTTCAACATCTAAATTTGTTATCTTGACAGCTTCATCGACCGTTTTGCCAATACAAAGCTCAGCCATCGTATCAGAGCTAGCTATCGCTGTGCCACAGCCAAAGCTTTTAAATTTAGCATCTATTATTTTGTCTGTCTTTTCATCAACAAGCCAGTATAGCCTAACCGCATCACCGCAGCTTTCTGCACCAAAGTCAGCCACAATAAGCTTTGCGTTTGCCTTTTTAGCATCTTCTTCGGTTATCTCTCCCATAAATTTAGGATTATTCATCCTATCTTGCACTACCTTAGAATACTCATCCCAGATAGAGCCTCCGATCAAATTATTCTTTGCCATGTTTATTTCCTTTAAATTTTATAATCCACTCTTATGCCATTCTGGGGCGTAGGCAAATGTACTAGAGATACCTCTTAGTCTATTTACCGCTTTTGTTATATGCTCGATCGCATAATCAATCTCTTCTTCTGTATTAAATCTAGAAAGAGATAGTCTAAGTGCGGTGTGAGCCAGCTCTTTATCTGCCCCTATGGCCTCCATTATTGGGTTACTCTCTAATGTTTCACTTGCACATGCTGAGCCAGTTGAAGCTG
This region includes:
- a CDS encoding DUF6115 domain-containing protein, producing MEIYIFLGFGIVLAIIVALMLIKDSETNKKFARFERAIESVMQENFNLKKQISMLEGEAFKNSEQYEPLKKQIKENIDLQINEKIVPIIRAIKSIERVIDDFATEQKDRIVSLEERTRDINKIAPSVINEEEQILKMFKDGKSAAMIAKDLHVGMGRVEFVLKFHKLA
- the mqnP gene encoding menaquinone biosynthesis prenyltransferase MqnP, whose translation is MIEKLKIIAELIVFKHSVFALPFIFVAMIVASKIESGSAWFGFKLLILGTFCAVSARNFAMAFNRYKDEDIDKLNPRTASRPSVDGRIGRSNMQLFIVANAFIFIACAYFINSLAFWLSFPILAILGGYSLFKRFSELAHLVLGLSLGLAPIAGVVAVSAAIPLWSVLLCLGVTFWVAGFDLLYSLQDMKFDKENKLFSIPAIYGDKATLFLSAIFHALAFIFWLLFAWAAGLGAMAFFGILVSGVILFFEHRIVRRDFSKIDRAFFTLNGYLGILFFIFVWISVL
- a CDS encoding FAD-dependent oxidoreductase, coding for MGKVAIIGDSFSALFTAYELAKKGEEILIISSQKDDFTNGILAPFGTHALAKDGAISSSFMGLVSKKSELDISICLNENFRAWMTNFILKSTKAHDKKMQILFSKFGKKSFEILRDLNNKYPQINFDESGVYLLFSNDESFKKRLDETKVAHSEQEILSVDKELANFGLINKNIKGAINLANNASIDTNELKKALINELNSLGAKFINDEIYELKTQGQIVQKATGNNGEYEADNFVIASKNLELSNKLGTSLNAILAKFYTIDLSLNEGQIPEKPIILNDLFAKIYSTKNGVTIITNLQVGAIDTLVKTEKINAFLNELKIHLGISELKEPSFRANYVLLSSNDKPALGRDNIYSNLIYNQAYGLNELSFAPYFAGVLASLIKDGKNNEENDEILLFSSFYEG
- the miaA gene encoding tRNA (adenosine(37)-N6)-dimethylallyltransferase MiaA, producing MFKEFAIIGTTASGKSDLAFELAKELNGVILSLDSLALYKEIDIASAKPNKEQLETIKHFGVDEIYPDEEFSVGAFFEIYKNAKEFAHLQDCPLIITGGSGFYLKSMLSGLAPDVPKCELNLSNQEIYELAIKIDPEFASKFSQNDSYRLEKWYQIYKFSSQIPSIWLRENTKESIIKELAIFEILWDKDELRERIKKRTKGMLEAGLIDEAKFLFNKYKSEPKPLKSIGLKECKQFLDKEISKNELEELIATHTAQLAKRQRTFNRSQFEKKFVGDLDQIRSEILKFLRE
- a CDS encoding iron-sulfur cluster assembly scaffold protein, which encodes MAKNNLIGGSIWDEYSKVVQDRMNNPKFMGEITEEDAKKANAKLIVADFGAESCGDAVRLYWLVDEKTDKIIDAKFKSFGCGTAIASSDTMAELCIGKTVDEAVKITNLDVERAMRDNPETPAVPPQKMHCSVMAYDVIKAAAASYKGIDPEHFEDEIIVCECARVSLGTIKEVIRLNDLHTVEEITQYTKAGAFCKSCVKPGGHEKREYYLVDILRDTRAEMEREKIEAQANAQANHTLGDISFENMTMVGQLKAVESVIDKEIRPMLEMDGGNLEILDIRNDNGENTDIYIRYLGACSGCASGSTGTLYAIENVLQESLSPKIRVMPI